In Apium graveolens cultivar Ventura chromosome 10, ASM990537v1, whole genome shotgun sequence, the following are encoded in one genomic region:
- the LOC141689118 gene encoding trehalose-phosphate phosphatase A-like yields the protein MELETNHNASVLNDASPKNNSRLGPRSGLPKYPTSAAVSSSSLLLTIPGKKTGLLDDLRAGWLDAMISSSPTHVELPKDSVTELSDNEIAYRNWMLKYPSALASFDKLTSYAKDKKVVLFLDYDGTLSPIVDNPDEAYMSNNMRLAVQNVAKYFPTAIISGRSREKVLEFVGLAELYYAGSHGMDIMGPVSPSANAHENCVRSTEKQGKEDKLYQPASEFLPMIDEVYRSLVQITKEIEGSTVENNRFCVSVHYRNVDKKSWTTIAQSVYDIMKNYPRLRLTHGRKVLEVRPVLDWDKGKACEFLLKTLGYSNEGNVLPIYIGDDRTDEDAFKVLRDGNQGFGILVSSAPKASNAFYSLRDPSEVLEFLKMVVMWKESSAPHL from the exons ATGGAATTGGAAACAAATCACAATGCTTCAGTTCTCAATGATGCGTCCCCAAAGAACAACTCAAGATTAGGCCCTCGTTCTGGTCTACCGAAATATCCTACCTCAGCTGCAGTTTCTTCTTCAAGTCTTCTCTTGACAATTCCAGGAAAAAAGACAGGCCTACTCGATGATCTCCGAGCTGGTTGGTTGGATGCCATGATATCTTCATCTCCCACTCATGTTGAGTTACCCAAAGATTCTGTCACTGAATTATCTGATAATGAAATTGCATACCGCAATTGGATG CTGAAGTATCCATCTGCACTTGCATCCTTTGATAAACTAACTAGTTATGCTAAGGACAAGAAAGTTGTTTTGTTTCTGGACTATGATGGGACTTTATCACCAATAGTAGACAACCCGGATGAGGCCTATATGTCTAATAAT ATGCGCTTGGCTGTTCAGAATGTGGCAAAATACTTTCCAACAGCAATTATTAGTGGGAGAAGCCGTGAAAAG GTGCTTGAGTTTGTAGGACTTGCAGAACTCTACTATGCCGGTAGCCATGGGATGGACATTATGGGCCCTGTAAGCCCCAGCGCTAATGCTCATGAAAATTGTGTTAGGTCTACTGAAAAGCAG GGCAAGGAGGATAAGTTATATCAGCCTGCCAGTGAATTCTTGCCCATGATTGATGAG GTATATAGATCCCTTGTTCAAATTACCAAAGAAATAGAAGGATCCACAGTTGAGAACAATAGATTCTGTGTCTCTGTTCACTACCGTAATGTAGACAAGAAG AGCTGGACAACAATTGCACAATCAGTCTATGATATCATGAAGAATTACCCTCGACTTCGATTAACCCATGGGCGGAAG GTTTTAGAGGTCAGACCCGTGCTTGATTGGGACAAAGGGAAGGCTTGTGAGTTTTTACTTAAAACTTTAG GGTATAGTAATGAGGGCAATGTGCTCCCCATATATATTGGAGATGACCGTACTGATGAAGATGCATTTAAG GTTCTGAGAGATGGTAATCAAGGTTTTGGTATCTTGGTGTCTTCTGCACCCAAAGCAAGCAATGCATTTTACTCTCTCAGAGACCCATCAGAG GTCTTGGAGTTCCTCAAGATGGTAGTAATGTGGAAGGAATCAAGTGCTCCACATTTGTGA